A portion of the Bombus pascuorum chromosome 8, iyBomPasc1.1, whole genome shotgun sequence genome contains these proteins:
- the LOC132909679 gene encoding 2-acylglycerol O-acyltransferase 1-like, translated as MEILGVKFAPLNVPLNRRLETLSAALWILIFAFGNFAGYILTAYFLFFSQTMRYFILLYFIWMYYDWNKFDVGEIRRKFLRWIRSCAWSRYFCNYFPIKLVKTTDLDPNKLYLFCSFPHGILSSGIYGAFGTDIIGCRELFPGLEFRVVVLNQHFKAPLFREYCRANCAIGSSSETLTHQLSTKPSPPYTGKATVLIVGGAAEAFECKPGTYRILIKRRKGFVKLALKNGNPLVPVCSFGETNIYDQLTWPDGSFMKRLQEYIRKKIGIAPIVLVGRGFFQYSFGLIPRRKPITVVVGSPMELPKIEEPTREQVEEYHEKFVKHLVNFFENEKHKYIENADSVHLEFV; from the exons ATGGAGATTCTGGGAGTGAAATTCGCTCCGTTAAACGTTCCATTAAATCGGAGATTAGAAACGCTGTCAGCCGCACTTTGGATCCTAATTTTCGCATTTGGAAACTTCGCGGGATATATTCTCACCgcctattttcttttcttcagcCAAACCATGCGTTACTTCATATTACTTTACTTCATCTGGATGTATTACGATTGGAACAAGTTCGATGTAGGCGAAATACG GCGAAAATTCCTGCGGTGGATTAGAAGCTGCGCGTGGAGCCGATACTTCTGTAACTACTTTCCTATAAAATTAGTGAAAACCACTGATTTGGATCCGAACAAGTTGTATTTATTCTGTAGTTTTCCGCATGGAATCCTATCGTCAGGAATTTATGGCGCATTCGGAACAGACATCATCGGCTGTAGAGAACTTTTCCCGGGTCTCGAATTTAGAGTCGTCGTACTGAACCAACACTTTAAAGCGCCGCTTTTCCGCGAGTATTGTCGCGCCAACT GCGCTATTGGAAGCAGTTCAGAAACCTTGACACATCAACTATCAACAAAACCTTCGCCACCATACACAGGAAAGGCGACAGTTCTGATCGTCGGTGGAGCGGCAGAAGCATTCGAATGTAAGCCGGGCACTTATCGCATCCTAATAAAAAGGAGGAAAGGCTTCGTAAAGCTCGCGCTGAAAAATGG AAACCCTCTGGTTCCTGTCTGTTCATTCGGGGAAACGAACATTTACGATCAATTGACCTGGCCAGATGGCTCGTTCATGAAGAGACTACAGGAGTACATTCGTAAGAAAATCGGTATTGCACCAATTGTACTAGTTGGTCGAGGATTCTTCCAGTACAGTTTCGGTCTTATCCCTCGACGGAAGCCAATTACTGTCGTTG TCGGTAGTCCGATGGAGTTACCAAAGATAGAAGAACCAACGAGAGAACAAGTCGAGGAATATCACGAGAAGTTCGTCAAGCACCTGGTGAACTTTTTCGAGAACGAGAAACACAAGTACATCGAGAACGCGGATTCGGTGCATCTTGAGTTCGTATAG